The following coding sequences lie in one Apium graveolens cultivar Ventura chromosome 3, ASM990537v1, whole genome shotgun sequence genomic window:
- the LOC141710868 gene encoding cyclin-D4-1 yields the protein MADQSLLCTETNNLCFDDVEAKDDQTHQVDFENVVAVGNGSEPLVCFVALQSDDILCLLFQREHELLPRGDFLQRLRSGDLDLSVRKEALYWIYKAHAHYKFGALSVCLAVNYLDRFLSLYELPSGKKWTVQLLAVACLSLAAKMEEVNVPLTVDLQVADPKFVFEAKTIKRMELLVLCTLKWRMQACTPCSFIDYFLRKINDVNTLPSGSLINRSIQFILRTMRGIDFLEFRPSEVSAAVAICVTKEIQTVDINKAMASMIHVEKDRVMKCIEMIQDLTLIAETSNGTSIVLATTQVPQSPNGVLDAACLSYKSDERTVGSCPNSSHTSPDTKRRRLD from the exons ATGGCAGACCAAAGCCTCCTCTGCACAGAAACCAATAACTTGTGTTTTGATGATGTTGAGGCTAAAGATGATCAGACCCATCAGGTAGATTTTGAAAATGTGGTGGCGGTGGGTAATGGATCAGAACCTTTGGTTTGTTTTGTAGCATTGCAGAGTGATGATATTTTGTGCTTGTTGTTTCAAAGAGAACATGAACTTTTGCCTAGAGGTGATTTTTTACAGAGATTGAGAAGTGGTGACCTTGATTTGTCTGTCAGAAAAGAGGCTCTTTATTGGATTTATAAG GCTCATGCTCATTACAAATTTGGAGCATTGAGTGTTTGCTTAGCAGTAAATTACTTGGATCGCTTTCTTTCTCTTTATGAATTGCCG AGTGGAAAAAAGTGGACTGTCCAATTGTTAGCGGTGGCCTGTTTATCACTAGCAGCAAAAATGGAGGAGGTTAACGTGCCACTAACTGTTGATTTACAG GTGGCTGATCCTAAGTTTGTTTTCGAGGCTAAAACAATAAAAAGAATGGAGCTTTTGGTATTGTGCACATTGAAATGGAGAATGCAAGCTTGTACCCCTTGTTCATTCATCGATTACTTCCTTCGAAAGATCAATGATGTTAACACGCTTCCATCAGGATCTTTGATCAATAGGTCAATTCAATTCATCTTAAGAACAATGAGAG GTATTGATTTTTTGGAGTTCAGGCCCTCAGAAGTTTCAGCAGCAGTGGCAATATGTGTTACAAAGGAAATACAAACAGTAGACATTAATAAGGCAATGGCCAGTATGATACATGTTGAAAAG GATAGAGTAATGAAGTGTATTGAAATGATTCAAGATCTGACATTGATTGCTGAGACTAGTAATGGTACAAGTATAGTGCTGGCAACAACACAAGTGCCTCAAAGTCCTAATGGGGTGTTGGATGCTGCATGTTTGAGCTATAAAAGTGATGAGAGAACAGTTGGGTCATGTCCAAACTCTTCACACACTAGCCCAGACACTAAAAGGAGAAGACTTGATTGA